The genomic DNA GTCTATCCCGGCTATATCTGTTCTATCGTTGCCTCCATCGTCACAGGCGTGCCTGTGAAATGGGTCGAGGACCGGATGGAAAACCTGATGTCCACCGCCTTTGCGCGCGATTATTGGATGAAAGGCAAAATTTCGGCCACCAAAGAAGGCAAGATTACTGGTTTGCATTGCCATGTAACGGCTGACCACGGTGCCTTTGATGCTTGCGCTGATCCGACAAAGTTTCCTGCTGGTTTCATGAACATCTGCACCGGATCTTATGACATCCCAATTGCCTATCTTGGCGTCGACGGCGTTTATACCAATAAAGCGCCAGGCGGTGTGTCCTATCGCTGTTCGTTCCGCGTGACCGAGGCTGTGTATTTTATTGAACGCATGATCGAAGTCCTCGCGATTGAGATGGACATGGATGCGGCAGAGTTGCGCCGGATCAACTTTATCAAGAAAGAGCAGTTCCCTTATAACTCAGCCCTTGGCTGGGAATATGATAGTGGCGATTACCACACCGCCTGGGACAAGGCGCTGAAAGCGGTCGACTATGATGGTCTACGCAAAGAGCAGGCTGAGCGTGTCGCAGCGTTTAAACGCGGCGAAACCCGCACAATTATGGGTATCGGTCTCAGCTTTTTTACCGAAATCGTTGGGGCTGGACCAGTTAAGAACTGCGACATTCTTGGGATGGGTATGTTCGATAGCTGCGAAATCCGTATTCACCCAACGGGGTCCGCCGTTGCACGCCTTGGTACTATTAGCCAAGGCCAAGGTCATGCCACGACCTTTGCGCAAATCCTTGCGTCCGAAATTGGCATTTCTGCGGAATCGATCACGATTGAAGAAGGCGACACGGACACAGCCCCCTACGGTCTTGGAACATATGGTTCACGCTCTACGCCGGTTGCAGGTGCAGCAGCAGCAATGGCTGGGCGCAAAATTCGCGCCAAGGCCCAGATGATTGCGGCTTATCTGCTTGAGGTCCACGACGACGACGTCGAATTTGACGTTGACCGTTTTGTTATCAAGGGTGCGCCAGAGCGGTTCAAGACAATGGGTGAGATCGCTTATGCGGCCTACAACCAAGCTATCCCAGGCCTTGAACCGGGTCTTGAGGCAGTCAGCTATTATGATCCGCCCAACATGACCTATCCATTTGGCGCCTACGTCTGCGTCATGGATATCGACGTCGACACCGGTGTTCCAACGATCAATCGCTTCTATGCGCTTGATGATTGCGGCACACGGATCAACCCGATGGTCATTGAAGGTCAAATTCACGGCGGTCTAACCGAGGCTCTTGCCGTCGCCTTGGGTCAAGAAATTGCCTACGATGACATGGGTAACCACAAGAACGCTACGCTGATGGACTTCTTCCTGCCAACCGCTTGGGAGGTGCCAAACTATGAGACGGACTTTACCGTTACTCCATCTCCGCACCATCCCATCGGTGCAAAAGGTGTTGGCGAAAGCCCGCATGTGGGCGGTGTGCCGTGCTTCTCGAATGCGGTGCAGGACGCGTTCCGTCCGTTTGGCAACCGTCACACCAATATGCCCCACGATCATTGGCGTATTTGGAAGACAGCCAACGATCTTGGCATGCATGACTAAAGAAAGGGTGGGGCACTATTACGTGTCCCACACACGCTCATGACAAGTTGGACAAATCTTCAAACAGCGCTGGCTACAACGGGCTATATTGCCAGTGATGATCTGGCGACTGCGCTTCATATTGCCATCACGCTTGGGCGTCCGCTTCTTTTGGAGGGGGCTGCGGGTGTTGGTAAAACTGAAGTCGCTCGTGCTTTGGCGAAAGTACACGATACACAGTTAATCCGTTTGCAATGCTACGAGGGGTTGGATGCGTCACAGGCGATCTATGAATGGAATTATCAGCGACAATTGTTGTCAATCCGCGCTGCTTCAGAAGCTGGTGAAACTGGGTCGGCCGTAGAAGCGCGGATTTTTTCAGAAGACTACCTTCTTGAACGTCCGCTACTTAAAGCGATCCGACAAGACATCCCACCTGTTCTTTTGATCGACGAAATTGATCGCGCTGATGAAGAATTTGAGGCTTATCTGCTGGAAGTTCTATCTGAGTTTCAGATAACGGTCCCTGAGCTGGGCACAATCACTGCGACCACTCGGCCCTTAGTCATCTTGACCGCCAATGGAACACGCGATCTGTCGGACGCGCTGCGCAGACGGTGCATTTATGCGCATGTTGACTATCCTGATCGGCAAACGGAATTGGCGATATTGGCGTCTCGCTGTCCAGAAATTGAAGCGCACCTCAGTGCTCAAATCGTTGGTTTTGTGCAGAAACTGCGCGCAGAAGAGCTGGAAAAGGTTCCTGGAATCGCTGAAATGCTGGATTTTGCGGCTGCACTTGCTGGGCTGGGGATCAAAGACTTGACGACAAACCCTGTTGTTCTTCACGCGGCGCTCGCAACGCTTTTGAAAACTCAAAGTGATCGCGCAGCTGTCCCAACCGAGGTCGCAGCAAGGATTGCAGGGAAAGCAGCATGAGCAAGGTCACACGGTTTGCGGCTGCAGATCCTGGTCCAACGGCGCGCGTGTCCGGGTTCATGGCGCATCTGCGCGAGCATGGTTTTCGACTTGGGGTCGCAGAGACTGCAACGGCACTGCAAGCTCTGTCTTGCGTGAACCCTGCCGTGCCATCCGATGCCCGTCTTGCCCTGAAATCTGTTTGCGCTGGATCGGTTGAAGACATTGCGCAATTTGATCTATTGTTTGATGCGTTTTGGATGAACGAGGGCCGTGTACGTCACAAAGTCATGTCTACAGAACAGGTCAAATCAAAAGAAAACAGCACAAACTCGCGTACAGACGAAACCCAAAGCTGTACCGGCAAAGGATCAATTCACGCGCCAAAGGATGGTGATGACGGTGACGACACCTTTGCGGAGGGAACAGGCAAACTTGTGGCCTCTCAGGCCAACAATCTGATGAAAAAAGACCTTCGTGAATTGGTGTCGGCTGAGGATATCCGCGCGGCTGAACTGATCGCGATCCGACTTGGTAAAGCACTACGTGATCGTAGATCGCGCAGACGAAAAGCTGCAAAGCGAGGTGTTTCAATTGATCTGCGTCGAACGATGCGCAACAGCCTGTCGACTGGTGGTGAGCCCTTGCGCCTTGCTAAACGCATACGGCCTGACAGGCCCCTAAAGATCGTTGCCTTGTGTGACGTGTCTGGATCTATGATGAATTATGCCCGCCCGTTCTTGGCGTTTCTTGCGGGCCTGATGCGCGCGGATAGTGCCAGCGACGCCTACATGTTCCATACGCGATTGGTTCGGATCACGAATGCACTCCGCGATGACGATCCATTACGCGCGCTTAATCGGATAACATTATTGGCCGATGGGTTTGGCGGTGGGTCCAAGATCGGGGCAAATCTACGGCAGTTTACGAACGGTTATGCTCGCAATTTTGTCGATGGACGAAGCGTCGTGATCATCCTCTCGGATGGCTATGACAGCGATAGCTCTGAGGTGATGGGAGTTGCATTGGCGAAGCTAAGGCGCCGCGGATGCAAGATCGTCTGGTTGAACCCGCTCAAAGGCTGGAAGGGATACGAACCTGTGGCGCAGGGCATGGCGGCGGCCTTGCCGTATCTTGATGCCTTTGCTCCTGCAGCGACGTTGAACGATTTGGCAAACTTAGATTCCACGCTGGCGCGACTATGACGCTGTCACACTCAGATCATGCACTGTTAGAAACCGAGATGCAGGTGCTCAAAGCCAAAGGCGTGCCCTTTGCCATGGCCACGGTTGTTCGCACTGTCGATGCGACGTCCGCCAAACCGGGCAGCAAAGCATTACTTGATCAGGACGGTAAAATTCTGATGGGGTGGGTTGGGGGCGGATGCGCGCGTGGGGCCGTCGGCAAGGCCGCGTGTGATGCGATCCAAACTGGTGAACCACAATTTATTTCGCTGCGCCCCCAAGAGTTGCTGGAAACCGAAGGTTTGATCGCGGGAGACGTCCGCGATGGCGTACGGTTCCGTCGTAATGGCTGTCCGTCAAAAGGCACGATGGATGTGTTCGTTGAGCCAGTTCTGCCGTTACCTGAAATGGTGGTGTGCGGGACCGGTTTGGTGGCGATGGCCCTTGCGGATCTTGCGTCTCGATTTGATTATAAGGTCACGGTCCATGCGGCGGAAAATGTTGAAACCGACGCGGATGTTACGCGCGGTTTTGACTTTGCATCCCAAGATTTCATTGTCGTCGCGACCCAAGGTCAAGGCGACAAGAATGCACTGCAGGCCGCAGTTTCTAGTAATTGTGGCCATGTTAGCTTTGTTGGCAGCGTTAGGAAATTTGCAACTATCGCAGCCAAACTGATCGCGGAAAACCCTGATCTTCAACCCATGCTTGCAAAGGTTTGTGCCCCTGCAGGCCTGAATATTAATGCAATCACGCCGGATGAGATTGCACTGTCTATTCTTGCTGAGATCACACAGTTTCGGCGCGCAAATTTAACTGATCGAAACCCACATGATACGTGACACAGCCGCAATTGTTTTAGCAGCAGGGCTTTCGCGACGCATGGGCGAGGTGAATAAACTGCTGCTTTGTGTCGGCGACGACATTTTGCTTCGCCATGTCGTAAACGCTTGCGCAGCGGTTAGCGATCAGCCTGTGACTGTAGTTGTCGGGTACCAAGAAGATGCAGTCAAAAATGCGCTGAGCGATTCAAACGTGATCTTTGTCCAAAACAACCGTTTTGAAGAAGGCCAAATGACATCTGTGGATGCGGGATTGCGGGGTGCGCCTGCAGCGTCGACATATCTTATGGCGCTTGGCGACCAACCAAAGATTACCGCTGATTGCTTAAGCGAGCTTCTTGACGCGCATCATGCAGGGGCGGGTGGGCGCATCACTGTACCGGTGGTGGGCGGGATGCGCGGAAATCCAATTGTAATTCCGGCGGCTCAACGCGCACGGATGTTAGCTGACCCGATCAATTTGGGCTGCCGTAAACTGACGCAAAACTCCCCCGAGCATGTGCATGAATTTACCACATCCAATAGCAGTTTTGTTGACGATATCGACACGCCCGCAGAACTTGCTTTGGCACGATTTCAACTACAGCCACAAAGGACACAGACAAATGAAACGCCTTAGGAACGCAATACAAAAAATCTGCAACCGCTTCTTTCCTGCCATGACAAAAGAACAGGCCGAGCTGTTGGCTTCGGTCAAATTCCCTTGCTGTTGAAATAGGACTAAACCATGGAACTTAAAGACGAAATCATCATCAATGCCCCGCAATACGTCGTATATGCTGCATTAAATGACCCGGAAATTCTGAAGCAATGTATCCCTGGCTGTGAGGAATTGATTAAACATTCGGATACAGAACTGGAGGCAAAAGTTGTTCTTAAAATCGGTCCGGTCAAAGCTAAGTTTAGTGGTAGTGTCACACTCAGTCCTGACGCTCCGCCAGAGCGTTTTTCGCTGACAGGCACAGGTAATGGTGGCGCTGCTGGGTTTGCCAGAGGTGGAGCCGAGGTTGAACTTGAAGCACACCCTGAAGGCACGCTGCTGCGTTACAATGCCAAGGCTGACATCGGTGGAAAGCTGGCGCAATTGGGCGGTCGGCTTATTCAAAGTACGGCAAAGAAATTGGCGGCGAAGTTCTTTAAGAGCTTTGCAGATGTTGTCGGTGAACATGAGGTCACCTGAGTGTAGCATCGACTACGCCGAGCATGCGCTGGACATCCTTGAAGCCACAGTTGCGTTGATCAAAGATGGTCAGCGCTGCGCACTTGTGGCCAGTCTTGCGGTTGAAGGCGGGGCCGCGCGCGAAGTTGGTTCTTTGGCGGTCGTGGTGCAAAACGGATCAATGATTGGGTATTTGTCGAACGGCTGTATCGATCGTGACATTGTCCTTCATGGCCTGGATGCCATCGAGACCAGACAGACAAAGCATATTCGATATGGGGCAGGATCACCGTTTATGGACCTGAGCCTGCCTTGCGGTGGTGCGCTTGATCTTGTCATCGACCCTTCACCGGACCTGAAGACATTGATTGGTGCACTTGATGCACTACGTGAGCGCAAACCGGCTACAATATCCTTTTGCCCAGGTAAGGGACTGATAGCTAGTAACGGTGGACCCAAGCGTTTCTGTTATGCCCCGAAGCCGGCATTGGTTCTTGCTGGCCGTGGCGCAATATTGCGCACGACCGTCGACCTCGCCGCCAAAATGGATTTCGAACTGCACGTCGCCTCCCCTGACGCTGCTGATATGGATAGCCTTTCTGCGCTGAACCCCAAAAGCATGCATCGCATGACGACACCGGCCATATCGTTGGACTTACCGATTGATGCGCACACAGCGGTTTTGCTGCTTTTCCACGATCACGAGTGGGAGCAAGCCTTGCTTATGCGCGCAGCAAAGATGGGTCCTTTCTTTCTTGGGGCGTTGGGCAGCAGAAAAACCCATGGAATTCGACTGCAGAACCTCCAAGACAGTGGCTTAGAGCCTGAATTATGTAAGACAATCCGAGGGCCGATTGGCCTTGTTCCATCTCTTCGCAGTGCATCTTTAATCGCGGTATCAGCACTAGCCGAGGTCACTTCAAATATGCCTGCTTCACAGGTTGCTTTTATCTAGAAAACGGGTCTCTGGAAGTCAGAGGTGATCGTGGGAATTCGGATCCGTAGTTAAGGTGGATTAACTTGTGAGAGAGATGATTCAAAATGACGAAACTAGAGAACCATTCGTCCCACTGCCCGGCAGTTGTTTTCTTGCAAACGATGAGAGGGGGATTTCAAGGCCAAGATTGCGCTTGAAGCGATCCGCGAAGAAATGACAATGGCGGAGGTATCGAAGAAGTATGGCGTTCAGGGGGCTTTGTTGCACAAATCGGCCTGAGGTTGGGCTTCCCCTTACCGCAGACGGATTTGGCCTACAGCCTCTGTTCGAGGCATGCTAAGTGCGGTGAAGCCGTTTAGGATGGCTGCACGGATTTAGATTTCCGCAAACTGCCGGTCGAAATCACGGGCCGAGAGGCGCTGACCGAGCAATTTCACACAGTGCATTCACTGCCCGGCAGGGATGAACTTCGTCCCTGTTCCCGGACATTGGGGTACTTCGTCTCTGTCCGTGAAAGGGGCACCAAATGGGACAACAGCGGCGTAAGTACACAGACGATTATAAGGCCGGGGCAGTTGAGCGACTGTACGAGCCTGGGGCGACGCAAGGCAGCGTTGCCAAGAAAATAAGCGTGTTTGCTTGCGGCACATTGAAGAGCAGATCTCTGTGCCACTTGACGCTCTCATTAGTGCGGCACTCTCTGCAGAAGTCTTAACTACACGTGGCCCTCAAAATATGGCTCAGAGGATGATGGTGGAATGGTTGGCAGGCTGCTGGGAGGTATGCTTCAGCGAGCCGGCGACAACTGACAAGGCGCGGGGTCGGCAGGATGATCCGTTTTTGGCACTTTGCCAAAAAATATCGGGCATAGCGCACGGTAGGCTTCAGCTAAAAGGTGGAAGCCTTGGTAGCCTAAATCTCTCAGGCGTAGTTGACGATGTTCTCAAGGCGCGGCGTTCTCAAATCACATAAACACCGCGGGAGAAGTAATCAGAGAAAAGCTGCCTTTGGCGACAAGGCCACCATTAGCCTTTTGCAGTTGCCCGTTGAATCTGACGCGCAGCTGGGGCTACCATCTTGGTTATTTTTACCATTATCGATCTCCTTTTGTTGGTCGGACAGGAGATGGTCCCCACCAACCATGACGGAAAGAGAACAGGTTGGTGAGGCACATTCCACCTTTGTTAGAGCGCTAATTTAACATGTATCTATGGAAATACACGCCTCGATTTCAGGTGGACTCCGCTAGCCCGAGCATGGGTTCCGCCAATGATCTCGCTTCAACAATGTGACGTGGGCTTTCTTCCAATCTCATACCGTTCACCTCAATCAGATAGCTTCCCTTTGCATGGCCATGTGGTTCCAAACGAATGACCAAAGCACAGATAGCACCGTCACGACGAAAGTAGCGAGGGTCACCCTGGTTGCCCGATGACCATCCATACCTTGGGAACGGAAATGGCCTGATCTCTTTCAGTCCATCAGGAACAAAATCCACAAACGATCATACTTATTTTTTCAAATCTTTTCTCTTGACGGATTGTGATCGGGTATGATTGATTATGTTCATACTTGACTGCTATTGCGCGGTTGGTGTTTTTTGCGGTTGTTTGTTGGGGGGGGATATGTCGGAGAACTTTGATCTGGCCGCTGTAAGGCGACGCAAAATTGTTGACCTTGTCCGCGTGCGGGGGGCCATGGGTATTCGCGATTTGGGCGTTCAATTCAGCGTGTCAGAGGCGACAGTCCGACGTGATCTAAAGGCTTTGGATGATGAGGGCATTGTTGTGCGCACGCACGGTGGTGTTTTAATGAATTCCAACGTCAGGGTTGATTTGCCAAACGAAGAACGCAAGGCCGTCGGTGCAGCAGAAAAGCGTCGGATTGGCCAGGCCGCGATTGAAATGCTGTCTGATGACGAGGTGGTGTTTCTGGATGCAGGCACGACAGCTCACGCAGTGGCCGCCTATGCCCACCAGAAATCGCGCTGTACCTACGTCACTACTTCTTTGGGGGTGGCGAACCAATTACAGGCACAGGGTATTGTCAATTTCTACATGATTGGCGGCTCCTACGAGCCGGTGAACGATTCATTTGCTGGGACATTGGCAGTGTCCGCTTTGCGTTCCCTTTCGTTCGACATCGCCTTTTTGTGTTGTTCGGCAGTGGATGTGGGCAAACGTTCGATTAGCGTTGCGAGCGAGGTGTATGCGCAGGTGCAAAAAGAAGTCATTCTGAACACCCGTCGCCGGTTTGTGATTGCGGATGCGAGTAAGTTCAAACCCAACGCCTTCATGCGCACGTCACAATTTGATCAGATAACTGGCATTATTACGAACCGCGAACTTGATGAAGGCACGATTGCCAAAATCAGAGACGCCGATTTGGAGCTCGTATTAGTATGACACAAGCAGGTGTATCGCTCGATGTACAGAACTTGCGCAAAAGCTGGGGTAAGACCGATGTTTTGATGGGCGTTAATTTCAACATCGAGCCTGGTGGTTTTTTGACACTTCTGGGCCCTTCAGGATGTGGCAAAAGTACGGCCCTCCGTCTGATTTCAGGGCTGGATGAAGTCAGTGATGGCAAGATTTTGATCGAGGGAAACGATGTCACCCAACGCCCTGCCGACCAGCGCAATATCGGAATGGTGTTTCAAAATTATGCCCTGTTTCCGCATATGACTGTCGGTGAAAACATCGCCTATGGTTTGAAAGTGCGCAGAGTGGCAAAGGCGGCGCGCATTGCATCCGTCGCGCGGGTGGCTGAATTGATGGCACTCGGACCGCTTTTAGACCGTAAGCCTGCGCAGCTTTCTGGGGGGCAACAACAACGCGTCGCTCTGGCGCGGGTTTTGGTTTCTGAACGCCCGTTAGTTTTGATGGATGAACCGCTGTCGAACTTGGATGCAAAACTTCGGGTAGAAATCCGGAGTGAAATCAGAGCGCTGAATAAGAAATTGGGCATTACAATCGTGTATGTGACGCACGACCAAAGCGAAGCGTTGTCGATGTCGGACACCGTGGTTTTGATGAATGAGGGGCGGGCCGAACAGATTGGTACGCCTAAACAGCTATATGATGCACCAGCTACGATTTTTGCCGCCAGATTTATTGGAACGCCGCCGATGAACCTGTTGCCCGCGTCTGACGTAACGGTGCATGACGAAATGCGCGCAGATGCGGATATGTCAGATTTGCTGATTGGGGTGCGGCCGGAAAGCCTGACCTTTCCTGAGCAAACTATGGAACTAGCGGCGAACTGCAACGTCACCAGTGTTGAATATGAGGGTAGCGTATTTCTTGTGCATCTGATGTCGCCATCAGGGTCGCCCTTCATCTTGTCTTATGCAGGTGCAGATGTGCCAGAGCAGGGCGATGCAATTACCGTGGGCTGGACCCGCGCGGCAACGCATCTGTTTTCAAAAACGACCGGGCAGCGGATTCCATCTGCCCCATAAATAACGGCTTAAAAATGCCGTCCACTCAATCCAAGGAGGAAAACGAACCATGACTTTTAAGAAGAACCAAGTTATTCCATTTGGCGCAGCTGCTTTAATGGGAGTAAGCGCCACCGCGCTGAGTGCCGCAGATCTTGAATTCTATTTCCCGGTCGGGGTGAACGCCCCCGCAGTTGCGACAATTCAGGAATTGACTGATGAATGGGCGGCGATGAACCCGCAACATACTGTCACGGCGATTTATGCCGGCAATTATGAAGAAACGACAACAAAGGCACTGACCGCCGCCAACGCAGGCAATCCGCCACAGGTGGCTGTGTTGTTGTCGATTGATCTGTTCACTCTGATCGAAGAAGACGTTATTGTTCCCATTTCTGATATTGCGACGTCCGACGCAGATCAAGAGTGGATCGCCGGTTTTTATCCAGCCTTCATGAAAGATTCGCAGTTCGAAGGAAAGACATATGCCATTCCGTTTCAGCGTTCGACGCCTGTGTTTTATTACAACAAAGACGCTTTTCGCGCGGCAGGCCTAGATCCGGAATCGCCACCCACCACTTGGGAGGACATGATCGAAGTTGGCAAAGCGCTGACCCTCAGAGACGACAATGGAAATGTTACACAATGGGGAACGCGCATCCCAACACTGGGTCTTGGCGGCGCATGGCTGTTTGGCGGTTTGGTTGTGTCAATGGATGACGTATTGACCACGGAAACAGGGATCGAGGCTCGCATGGACACCCCGGCAACGGTGGCGTCTCTGGAATTCTTGCTCGAGCTTGCCAATGAGGGCGTGATGGCGCCGGGTGGTATCAGCTGGGGTGACACGCCCAAAGCTTTCCTTGAAGGGCAGGCCGCATCGATTTGGACATCCACTGGTAACTTGGCATTTATTGAGGAAAATGCAGAGTTTGATTGGGGTGTCGGCTTTTTGCCCGGGGGCAACGGGCCGGGTGCGCCCATCGGTGGTGGTAACTTCTATATCTTCCAAGACACCACTGATGAAGAACGCGAGGCTGCTTTGGATTTCATTAGATTCATGTCTTCGCCTGCAAGCGCGGCAAAGTGGAGCATCGCCACGGGATATGTTGCACCGCGCCCAGACACTTGGGAAACGCCCGAGATGAGAGCCTATGTCGAACGTCTGCCACAGGCATTGGTCGCGCTTGAGCAGCTGCCCTTTGCAGAGCGTGAGTTTGCTACGTTCCAGCGCGCCAAGGTCACCCAATATCTTGTGGATGCCATTGAAAGCGTAGTGACGGGTAATGCTGAACCCGCTGAGGCGCTGCAAAAGGCGCAAGAGGGCGCGGACAGCGTGCTTGGTGAATATAACTAGGCGATAATAACGGGATGCCCCGCGTAGGACATGCGCGGGGCAAGCCTAACCATCCAGCACCAAGGTGAAGACACATGAACAAAAGAATGACCACAGGGCCGGCCATCATCATGCTGGTCATCCCTTGCGCCATTTTGGTGGCTTTTACCCATTATCCAGCCGTCATGGCGCTGATCAATTCGTTCTGGAATAATGCCAGTTCGCGCCGCCCTTTGCGGTTTGTAGGCACCGAAAATTATCAGGCGATGTTGGCAGATGATCGTCTGGTACAGGTGTTGGTGAACAGCACGATCTACGCACTTGGTACTGTGCCGCTGGCTATCGGACTGGCCATCGGAATGGCGCTTTTGGTGAATTCGCGCCTGCCGGGTACCGCTTTTATGCGACTATCTTTCTTTTTGCCAACGATGCTGCCAATGATCGCGGTCGCCAATATCTGGTTGTTTTTCTATGCGCCGGGTATCGGTCTGGCCTCTCAGATTTTGGGCATCTTTGGACTGCCACCTATCAATTTTCTGGGGCAGACAGAAACCGCGCTTGGGTCAATGATGTTCGTTGCGATCTGGAAAGAGGCGGGGCTGTTTATGATTTTCTACCTCGCTGCGCTGCAATCGGTGCCAACCAATTTAAAAGATGCGGCTAAATTAGAGGGTGCGGGACGGGTACGGGTATTTATCGATGTGGTGCTCCCCCTGTTGCGTCCAACAACCATTTTTGTCGCGGTTAACGCGCTGATCAACGCGTTCCGGCTGGTGGATCACGTGGTGGTCATGACCGAGGGTGGCCCCAACAACTCAAGCGCATTGCTCCTCTATTACATTTATGAGGTCACATTCCGCCAACGTGATTTTGCCTATGGAGCCACGCTTACCGTGCTGATGGTCGTGCTGCTGGGTATCCTTGCCATAATCCAGTTTTGGGTGCTGAACCGAAAGGCACATTACCAATGAACCGAGGTCTAAACAAAATTCTGTTGGGCACGCTCACTTCTGTCTTCGCCGGTGTTTGGGCGCTGCCTTTTATGTACTCAGTCTGGACTGCGTTTCACGATGAACGCTACGCCTCAAACTTTCAGTGGGATGCAGCTTGGACCGTCGCCAATTTTATCGAGGCGTGGCACGCAGCGCCCTTTGCATTGTATTTCGTCAATACGCTAATATTAATCAGTATCGTTTTGGCAGCCAACTTGATCCTGTGCACCTTGGTGGCCTATGCCTTTGTGCGGTACAAATTCCGCTGGTCGGGTTTTTTGTTTGCTCTGATTATGGTGCAGCTTTTGATATCGCCAGAAATCCTGATCGTCGAAAATTATCTGATCCTTTCACGCCTCGGATTAATCGATACGATTATCGGTATCGCGCTACCTTATCTGACATCGGCGTTCGGCATTTTCCTGTTACGCCAAACCTTTTTGACAGTGCCTAAATCTCTGGATGAAGCGGCGCAGATGGAAGGTGCAAGTGCGTGGCAAATTTTGTGGAACATCTATGTTCCCTTGGCGTGGCCGGTCTATTTGGCTTATTCTCTGGTGTCGGTCAGCTTTCACTGGAACAATTTTCTATGGCCGCTGATTGTGACTAATTCACCCGAAGTGCGGCCCGTAACAGTGGGTCTGAGCGTATTTGCTACGGTGGACAGCGGCGTGGAATGGTCATTGGTAAATGCCGCCACTTTGATGACGACGGCACCGCTGATCATAGCCTTCATTATCTTTCAACGCCAATTCGTCGCCAATTTTATGCGCGCAGGAATCAAATAGTGAGGGACCAAGGATGTTGATTGCCCATATTTCCGATTTCCACATTTTCGCTGAAGCGCCGGAAACAAGCTTAGTCCGCCCAGATGCAGCCGATGCGGCGCGTAAAGTGGTCGCGGATATTGCCGCTTTCACGCCCCAAATCGGAGCGGTGATGTTTACGGGTGACCTGACTGATGGCGGCTCGGCAGAAGATTATGCGCTGCTGACAGATATTCTATCACCGCTCGACGTGCCGGTTTTCGTCGTGCCTGGCAACCACGACGCTCGTCCAGGAATGCGTGCGTCGTTTGCTGGAAAGTTGCCATTTGAGGCGGATCCGTTTCTGAATTACGAGGCCTGGTTCAACGATATCCGCATCCTTGCGCTTGATACCCTGTGGGACGGGCAGATTGCTGGGCGGCTTGACCAGACTCAACTGGTCTGGTTGGCTGAGCGTCTAGCAGTGCCCCATCATGGGTTGACCCTAATCTTGATGCACCATCCAGCATTTCCATCGCAAATGGCACCGCTCGATGCGATGACGCTGCAAGA from Octadecabacter antarcticus 307 includes the following:
- a CDS encoding transposase, with translation MGQQRRKYTDDYKAGAVERLYEPGATQGSVAKKISVFACGTLKSRSLCHLTLSLVRHSLQKS
- a CDS encoding ABC transporter ATP-binding protein, encoding MTQAGVSLDVQNLRKSWGKTDVLMGVNFNIEPGGFLTLLGPSGCGKSTALRLISGLDEVSDGKILIEGNDVTQRPADQRNIGMVFQNYALFPHMTVGENIAYGLKVRRVAKAARIASVARVAELMALGPLLDRKPAQLSGGQQQRVALARVLVSERPLVLMDEPLSNLDAKLRVEIRSEIRALNKKLGITIVYVTHDQSEALSMSDTVVLMNEGRAEQIGTPKQLYDAPATIFAARFIGTPPMNLLPASDVTVHDEMRADADMSDLLIGVRPESLTFPEQTMELAANCNVTSVEYEGSVFLVHLMSPSGSPFILSYAGADVPEQGDAITVGWTRAATHLFSKTTGQRIPSAP
- a CDS encoding carbohydrate ABC transporter permease; its protein translation is MNRGLNKILLGTLTSVFAGVWALPFMYSVWTAFHDERYASNFQWDAAWTVANFIEAWHAAPFALYFVNTLILISIVLAANLILCTLVAYAFVRYKFRWSGFLFALIMVQLLISPEILIVENYLILSRLGLIDTIIGIALPYLTSAFGIFLLRQTFLTVPKSLDEAAQMEGASAWQILWNIYVPLAWPVYLAYSLVSVSFHWNNFLWPLIVTNSPEVRPVTVGLSVFATVDSGVEWSLVNAATLMTTAPLIIAFIIFQRQFVANFMRAGIK
- a CDS encoding XdhC family protein is translated as MRSPECSIDYAEHALDILEATVALIKDGQRCALVASLAVEGGAAREVGSLAVVVQNGSMIGYLSNGCIDRDIVLHGLDAIETRQTKHIRYGAGSPFMDLSLPCGGALDLVIDPSPDLKTLIGALDALRERKPATISFCPGKGLIASNGGPKRFCYAPKPALVLAGRGAILRTTVDLAAKMDFELHVASPDAADMDSLSALNPKSMHRMTTPAISLDLPIDAHTAVLLLFHDHEWEQALLMRAAKMGPFFLGALGSRKTHGIRLQNLQDSGLEPELCKTIRGPIGLVPSLRSASLIAVSALAEVTSNMPASQVAFI
- a CDS encoding ABC transporter substrate-binding protein translates to MTFKKNQVIPFGAAALMGVSATALSAADLEFYFPVGVNAPAVATIQELTDEWAAMNPQHTVTAIYAGNYEETTTKALTAANAGNPPQVAVLLSIDLFTLIEEDVIVPISDIATSDADQEWIAGFYPAFMKDSQFEGKTYAIPFQRSTPVFYYNKDAFRAAGLDPESPPTTWEDMIEVGKALTLRDDNGNVTQWGTRIPTLGLGGAWLFGGLVVSMDDVLTTETGIEARMDTPATVASLEFLLELANEGVMAPGGISWGDTPKAFLEGQAASIWTSTGNLAFIEENAEFDWGVGFLPGGNGPGAPIGGGNFYIFQDTTDEEREAALDFIRFMSSPASAAKWSIATGYVAPRPDTWETPEMRAYVERLPQALVALEQLPFAEREFATFQRAKVTQYLVDAIESVVTGNAEPAEALQKAQEGADSVLGEYN
- a CDS encoding DeoR/GlpR family DNA-binding transcription regulator, which codes for MSENFDLAAVRRRKIVDLVRVRGAMGIRDLGVQFSVSEATVRRDLKALDDEGIVVRTHGGVLMNSNVRVDLPNEERKAVGAAEKRRIGQAAIEMLSDDEVVFLDAGTTAHAVAAYAHQKSRCTYVTTSLGVANQLQAQGIVNFYMIGGSYEPVNDSFAGTLAVSALRSLSFDIAFLCCSAVDVGKRSISVASEVYAQVQKEVILNTRRRFVIADASKFKPNAFMRTSQFDQITGIITNRELDEGTIAKIRDADLELVLV
- a CDS encoding carbohydrate ABC transporter permease, with translation MNKRMTTGPAIIMLVIPCAILVAFTHYPAVMALINSFWNNASSRRPLRFVGTENYQAMLADDRLVQVLVNSTIYALGTVPLAIGLAIGMALLVNSRLPGTAFMRLSFFLPTMLPMIAVANIWLFFYAPGIGLASQILGIFGLPPINFLGQTETALGSMMFVAIWKEAGLFMIFYLAALQSVPTNLKDAAKLEGAGRVRVFIDVVLPLLRPTTIFVAVNALINAFRLVDHVVVMTEGGPNNSSALLLYYIYEVTFRQRDFAYGATLTVLMVVLLGILAIIQFWVLNRKAHYQ